A genomic region of Melanotaenia boesemani isolate fMelBoe1 chromosome 13, fMelBoe1.pri, whole genome shotgun sequence contains the following coding sequences:
- the LOC121651742 gene encoding glucose-induced degradation protein 8-B homolog: MMSYAEKPEDITKEEWMDKLNNVHIQRADMNRLIMNYLVTEGFKEAAEKFRMESGVEPSVDLDSLDERIKIREMILKGQIQDAIALINSLHPELLDTNRYLYFHLQQQHLIELIRLRETESALEFAQTQLAEQGEESRECLTEMERTLALLAFDNPEESPFGDLLNMMQRQKVWSEVNQAVLDYENRESTPKLAKLLKLLLWAQNELDQKKVKYPKMTDLSTGTIEDPK, encoded by the exons ATGATGAGTTATGCTGAAAAGCCAGAGGATATCACAAAAGAGGAGTGGATGGACAAATTAAACAATGTTCACATACAGAGAGCAGACATGAATCGGCTCATTATGAATTACCTGGTGACAG AGGGGTTCAAGGAGGCAGCGGAGAAGTTCAGGATGGAGTCTGGGGTGGAACCGAGTGTGGACCTGGACTCTTTGGATGAACGGATAAAGATCAGAGAGATGATTCTAAAGGGCCAGATACAGGATGCTATTGCACTCATCAACAGCCTTCACCCAGAGCTGCTTGATACCAATCGATACTTGTATTTTCATCTGCAG cagcagcatttgatTGAGTTAATCAGGCTAAGAGAAACTGAGTCAGCACTTGAATTCGCTCAGACACAACTTGCAGAGCAAGGGGAAGAAAGCCGAGAGTGTCTGACAGAGATGGAGCGAACGCTAGCCCTTCTGGCCTTTGACAACCCAGAGGAGTCGCCCTTTGGAGACTTGCTCAACATGATGCAGCGACAAAAG GTCTGGAGCGAGGTGAACCAAGCTGTGCTGGACTATGAAAACAGGGAGTCTACGCCCAAACTGGCTAAACTCCTGAAGTTACTGCTGTGGGCTCAGAATGAGCTGGACCAGAAGAAGGTGAAATATCCCAAAATGACTGACCTTAGCACGGGCACCATCGAGGATCCCAAGTGA
- the dnajc5aa gene encoding dnaJ (Hsp40) homolog, subfamily C, member 5aa: protein MAEHQRQRSLSTAGESLYHVLGVDKLATTDDIKRSYRKLALKFHPDKNPDNPEAADKFKEINNAHAILNDPTKRNIYDKYGSLGLYVAEQFGEENVNTYFVLSSWWAKALFVFCGLATGCYFCCCLCCCCNCCCGRCKPRPREGQDQEFYVSPEDLEAQLQSDEREAGGEPIVLQPSATETTQLTSDGHYTYNTDTGFN, encoded by the exons ATGGCTGAACACCAGAGGCAGCGCTCTCTGTCCACTGCCGGGGAGTCTCTCTACCATGTGTTGGGAGTGGACAAGCTGGCTACAACAGATGATATTAAGAGGTCTTATAG GAAACTGGCGCTAAAGTTTCACCCTGACAAGAACCCTGACAACCCAGAGGCTGCAGATAAGTTCAAGGAGATTAATAATGCTCATGCGATTCTGAATGACCCCACGAAGCGGAACATTTACGATAAATATGGCTCTCTGGGACTATATGTGGCTGAGCAATTTGGAGAGGAAAATGTCAACACTTACTTTGTCCTTTCGAGCTGGTGGGCAAAG GCGCTGTTTGTATTCTGTGGCCTGGCCACTGGATGCTACTTCTGTTGCTGCCTGTGTTGCTGTTGTAACTGCTGCTGTGGAAGATGTAAACCCCGGCCTCGGGAAGGCCAGGATCAGGAATTCTATGTGTCCCCTGAGGACCTTGAGGCTCAGCTGCAGTCTGATGAGAGAG AGGCTGGCGGTGAGCCCATAGTTTTGCAGCCGTCAGCAACAGAGACAACCCAGTTAACATCAGATGGGCACTACACCTACAACACCGACACTGGCTTCAACTAA